Proteins from one Sabethes cyaneus chromosome 2, idSabCyanKW18_F2, whole genome shotgun sequence genomic window:
- the LOC128737139 gene encoding signal recognition particle 19 kDa protein: MASAPVPLRPWNSALQHSDRERWICIYPAYVNRKKTRQEGRRIPKDNCVENPSIQEIRDVLQVLGLSVIVENKQYSREKSKELAFRGRIRVQLKNNDGSSIQKDYPTRDSLLLYIGKMIPQLKTRQGKSTEPTQQQATSSGSGGQSHKKGKGKRR; the protein is encoded by the exons ATGGCCTCTGCTCCGGTTCCTTTACGCCCTTGGAATTCCGCTCTCCAACATAGCGACAGAGAACGCTGGATTTGTATCTACCCAGCGTACGTGAACCGAAAGAAAACTCGCCAGGAAGGTCGTCGTATTCCGAAGGACAATTGCGTAGAAAATCCATCTATTCAGGAAATTCGTGACGTACTACAGGTGCTCGGTTTAAGTGTGATAGTGGAAAACAAACAGTACTCGCGGGAAAAGTCTAAG gAACTTGCTTTTAGAGGAAGGATTCGTGTTCAGTTGAAAAACAACGACGGGAGTTCGATACAGAAGGATTATCCGACCAGAGATAGTCTTTTGTTATACATAGGCAAGATGATTCCACAACTAAAAACTAGACAGGGAAAATCGACGGAGCCCACTCAACAGCAAGCCACATCCAGTGGCTCTGGTGGACAATCTCACAAAAAGGGTAAAGGAAAAAGGCGATAG